In Sulfuracidifex metallicus DSM 6482 = JCM 9184, a single window of DNA contains:
- a CDS encoding MBL fold metallo-hydrolase yields the protein MLQVHKPYVLGEDGDHKFVWLGLDESEHEKGILTNQYLIMDKGESALIDPGGYFVFERVFNNVQSMVDPEKITKIMYSHQDPDVIGSLNLLLDMFPNAKFYVSYLWERFIPHLGVSVNDRIVDIPDEGMDIKVGESILRAVPAHFMHSPGNFHYYDPRLKIYFSGDIGAAIYPKGTWYLIVDDFETHRNFMEPFHRRYIASRKAIDLWKKTIENLEIDVVAPQHGSVFIGDNAKKFLEWLWSLDKVGLDLM from the coding sequence ATGCTTCAAGTTCACAAGCCCTACGTATTAGGGGAGGACGGAGATCATAAGTTCGTTTGGTTAGGCCTAGACGAGAGCGAGCATGAGAAGGGAATACTAACAAACCAGTATCTGATCATGGATAAGGGAGAATCCGCATTGATTGACCCTGGAGGATACTTTGTTTTCGAGAGGGTCTTCAACAACGTTCAGAGTATGGTAGATCCTGAGAAAATAACAAAGATCATGTACAGTCATCAAGACCCAGATGTAATAGGCTCACTCAATCTTTTGCTTGACATGTTTCCAAACGCAAAGTTTTACGTATCTTATCTTTGGGAAAGGTTCATTCCACATTTGGGGGTTTCAGTGAACGATAGAATTGTGGACATACCCGATGAAGGAATGGATATAAAGGTAGGTGAGTCAATCTTACGGGCAGTTCCAGCTCACTTCATGCATTCTCCTGGGAATTTTCATTACTACGACCCAAGGCTGAAGATATATTTCTCAGGAGATATAGGAGCCGCAATATATCCTAAAGGAACGTGGTATTTGATAGTGGATGACTTCGAGACTCATAGAAACTTCATGGAACCCTTCCATAGGAGATATATTGCATCAAGGAAAGCCATAGACTTGTGGAAGAAGACAATTGAGAACTTGGAAATAGATGTGGTCGCACCCCAGCACGGTTCCGTATTCATTGGTGACAATGCTAAGAAGTTTCTGGAGTGGCTTTGGTCATTGGATAAGGTTGGACTAGACTTAATGTGA
- a CDS encoding sulfocyanin-like copper-binding protein gives MALVLVLIASVIYFDESSQTMKNYTQTSTSSSTLTTSSIENHTLGSLPQGSNPLPYKGKEVFLHLVVEQSANNGVNFNGTIKGQLKVYVPAGWEINISLTDLSNLPHNLNVVKNDTPVPNSIYIDNDGKIIATVGGTPSTYSSSFIQPGSTAYTLWNSSTGVYWLACGFPGHAEMGMWAVLVVSNNITEPYYII, from the coding sequence TTGGCATTAGTTTTAGTGCTGATAGCTTCAGTAATATACTTCGACGAGTCTTCACAAACAATGAAGAACTATACTCAAACTTCCACTAGTAGTTCTACTTTAACTACATCTTCAATCGAAAACCACACCTTAGGCTCCTTGCCACAAGGCTCAAATCCATTACCTTACAAAGGTAAAGAAGTGTTCCTTCATCTAGTGGTAGAGCAGTCTGCTAACAACGGAGTGAACTTTAACGGAACTATTAAAGGTCAACTTAAGGTATATGTGCCTGCAGGATGGGAAATTAACATTTCTCTGACTGACTTGAGTAACCTTCCCCATAATCTCAACGTAGTGAAGAATGATACTCCAGTTCCTAACTCAATTTACATAGACAACGATGGGAAGATCATAGCAACCGTGGGAGGAACACCTTCCACGTATAGTTCCTCGTTCATTCAGCCGGGGAGTACTGCGTACACTTTATGGAATTCCTCAACTGGAGTTTACTGGTTAGCTTGTGGATTTCCTGGTCATGCAGAAATGGGTATGTGGGCTGTTCTAGTGGTATCTAATAACATAACAGAACCATACTACATTATATAA
- a CDS encoding carbonic anhydrase yields the protein MKVVLSCMDYRLTEEIMKKMGEGVLVIRNAGANVNAVKEALKMLKPEEVIFMPHTDCAAMKLVKSVITGEKNVDIEVEEKLVSQFKGKDVKDLDRVNAQVGEKLIKEVLPNAKVTTELVDVSKIKWPERKTVYFLLKSQSKYEKDMVGGYILQAPSKEDLSADVKIAESLGLKLQKSEF from the coding sequence ATGAAAGTAGTTCTATCCTGTATGGACTACAGGTTAACGGAAGAAATCATGAAAAAGATGGGAGAAGGAGTTCTGGTAATCAGAAACGCCGGAGCGAATGTAAACGCTGTGAAGGAAGCATTAAAGATGTTAAAACCAGAAGAAGTTATCTTCATGCCACATACTGATTGCGCAGCCATGAAGTTGGTAAAGAGCGTTATTACAGGAGAGAAAAACGTGGATATAGAAGTTGAGGAGAAGTTGGTCTCACAGTTCAAAGGAAAGGATGTCAAAGACTTGGACAGGGTAAATGCGCAAGTAGGAGAGAAGCTAATAAAGGAAGTCCTACCAAATGCCAAGGTAACCACGGAGTTGGTTGACGTCAGCAAGATAAAGTGGCCTGAGAGAAAGACTGTCTATTTCCTGTTGAAGAGCCAGTCCAAGTACGAAAAGGATATGGTTGGAGGCTACATTCTACAAGCACCGTCAAAGGAGGATCTGAGCGCCGACGTTAAGATTGCAGAGTCGTTAGGTTTGAAGTTACAAAAGTCCGAGTTCTGA
- a CDS encoding encapsulin, producing the protein MFSADPSFLTRKDKFTKEELKRAVRGALAAEIDAINYYFQQGDLINDPRLKSAHEDIAKEEMTHFGEFLRMLYEVSPDEFLMINKGWDEASRIIGKVDFPIKIKTGEEEKVKEIEGKSGSNEPTLWAMEGIKSTFRQKVKNVEYGSDTISIAEIDEDEGAISQGGSSFLYHVPYLSLEFRLRDSSPSNWKEIAFNAGKKFSILEDTTLLKAHELSPLKIGGKVSASDWDQPGSILNDVVKAYEYVSKGGFDKVIVMISPTLFSKLFRVVDRTGTYEHEVVRRIGEIVVSPALDREIIVLSPDGFEVAVRKQLKVEFLDKDKEYEIYLISEQISPRPLSRLASCSVVKET; encoded by the coding sequence ATGTTTTCTGCAGACCCGTCTTTCTTAACAAGAAAGGATAAGTTCACCAAGGAAGAATTAAAAAGAGCTGTAAGGGGAGCTCTTGCAGCAGAGATAGACGCGATAAACTATTATTTTCAACAAGGGGATCTAATAAATGATCCTAGGCTCAAATCTGCCCATGAGGATATAGCAAAAGAAGAGATGACTCACTTTGGAGAATTCTTGCGCATGTTATACGAGGTTTCTCCAGATGAATTCTTAATGATAAACAAGGGATGGGATGAGGCGTCTAGGATAATAGGAAAAGTAGACTTCCCAATAAAAATCAAGACAGGAGAAGAAGAGAAAGTTAAAGAGATTGAAGGGAAAAGTGGCTCAAATGAGCCTACCTTATGGGCTATGGAAGGAATTAAGAGCACCTTCAGGCAGAAGGTTAAGAACGTTGAGTATGGAAGCGATACAATAAGTATTGCAGAGATAGACGAGGATGAGGGGGCTATATCTCAAGGTGGATCATCGTTCCTTTATCACGTACCTTATCTTTCTCTGGAATTCAGGTTAAGAGATTCATCACCTTCCAATTGGAAAGAAATAGCGTTTAATGCTGGAAAAAAGTTCTCGATTCTTGAAGATACGACCTTATTGAAAGCTCATGAGTTATCACCCTTAAAAATTGGAGGGAAGGTCTCAGCATCTGACTGGGATCAACCTGGATCAATACTGAACGATGTAGTAAAGGCATACGAATATGTATCCAAGGGAGGTTTCGACAAGGTTATTGTTATGATCTCTCCTACACTTTTCTCTAAGCTTTTTAGAGTAGTGGATAGGACTGGAACCTATGAACATGAAGTGGTAAGGAGAATTGGAGAGATAGTGGTATCTCCGGCATTGGATAGAGAGATTATTGTCTTAAGTCCAGATGGTTTCGAGGTAGCAGTGAGAAAACAACTAAAAGTCGAATTCCTGGACAAAGATAAAGAGTATGAAATTTACCTCATATCGGAACAAATATCACCAAGACCTTTATCAAGGCTAGCTTCATGTTCAGTAGTGAAAGAGACTTAA
- a CDS encoding MFS transporter, with protein sequence MDFDNFSEKFRSFFLSSGGFFLDGYDLSVISYALFFIKGEMSLNAVQEGLVSASSLMGMAIGAIIFGALSDKLGRKKLMGIDLFFFSIFALLSATSNNFLELFVSRFLLGIGVGGDYPISSTVVSEFSPTRSRGRYLMGSVSMYWIGTLFSAFMNLVFLPTGEQFWRYSFAVGGLLAIPIVVGRIKLSESPRWLASKGLMKGEGIPTPEEENKGVTWRDLLKGKVGVTLMSLSAIWFLFDVASYGIGLYYPSLLHQFAFPSEYETLYGTMLISVGAIVGYAIAEVAVDSAGRRFTLMAGLGAMAFLLLLGGLISIRGAGLVPYFMVFVAMEQWAGAVTLFYPAEIFPTSVRSTAQGVTTAFSRVGAVLGVFFFPSMVKYLGLSESLMLFGLTSAIALAVSAVAVKETKMRRLEDISVSKT encoded by the coding sequence GTGGACTTCGATAACTTCTCCGAAAAGTTCAGATCGTTCTTCCTCTCGTCGGGAGGGTTCTTCCTTGATGGTTATGATTTGTCTGTGATATCATACGCCCTGTTTTTCATAAAGGGAGAAATGTCGCTAAATGCTGTTCAGGAAGGTTTGGTTTCAGCCTCATCCCTAATGGGAATGGCAATAGGTGCTATAATATTCGGTGCACTTTCGGACAAGCTAGGAAGGAAGAAGCTTATGGGAATTGACTTGTTTTTCTTCTCAATCTTCGCCCTACTATCAGCTACATCAAATAACTTCCTTGAACTTTTCGTCAGCAGGTTCTTGTTAGGAATAGGGGTTGGAGGGGATTACCCAATAAGTAGCACCGTGGTATCGGAGTTCTCCCCAACAAGAAGCAGAGGGAGGTACTTGATGGGCTCGGTTTCCATGTATTGGATAGGGACGCTCTTCTCGGCTTTCATGAACTTGGTCTTCCTACCCACAGGGGAACAGTTCTGGAGGTATTCCTTTGCGGTGGGTGGTCTACTAGCTATTCCTATAGTTGTGGGCAGAATAAAGCTGTCAGAGTCGCCCAGGTGGCTAGCCTCCAAGGGACTCATGAAGGGAGAAGGGATACCCACTCCAGAGGAGGAAAATAAGGGAGTAACTTGGAGGGATCTGCTGAAAGGGAAGGTTGGAGTAACTCTAATGTCTTTGTCAGCCATCTGGTTCCTCTTCGACGTTGCTTCCTACGGGATAGGGTTGTATTACCCTTCCTTGTTGCACCAGTTCGCTTTCCCTTCGGAATATGAAACCCTATATGGGACTATGTTGATATCCGTTGGAGCTATCGTAGGTTACGCGATTGCTGAGGTTGCAGTTGACTCAGCTGGCAGGAGATTCACTTTGATGGCTGGACTTGGGGCGATGGCGTTCCTCCTCCTATTGGGTGGTTTAATATCAATTAGGGGAGCAGGATTAGTGCCTTACTTCATGGTTTTCGTGGCAATGGAACAGTGGGCAGGAGCTGTGACGCTGTTCTATCCAGCAGAGATTTTTCCAACCTCCGTTAGGTCAACAGCCCAGGGTGTTACAACAGCATTCAGCAGAGTAGGTGCTGTACTTGGAGTTTTCTTCTTCCCCTCAATGGTGAAGTATTTAGGTTTGTCCGAGTCTCTGATGCTTTTCGGTTTAACCTCAGCCATCGCCCTCGCAGTAAGTGCAGTTGCAGTTAAGGAAACTAAGATGAGAAGATTAGAGGACATCTCAGTGAGCAAAACCTGA